Proteins encoded together in one Alteribacter keqinensis window:
- a CDS encoding NAD kinase, translated as MPERRNVYLHYVEEEKTKEKVDRLRELGRKYNFRLVDNVKDANIIASIGGDGAFLQSLRRTDFQEDCLYLSINDGHLGFYADFDLEDLESIEKAMQTDMVEVLRYPVLEVTIDGQKGFYCLNECSIRSNVIKTFVVDIFIDGLHFETFRGDGLVISTPTGSTAYNKSLKGAIVDPRLVSMQLTEMASLDNNNYRTLGSPLLLSGDRELVLQVVQDGNDHPIMGVDNEALSIRHSKEIRVKVSERKVKMLKLKDNSFLHKVKRSFL; from the coding sequence ATGCCAGAGAGAAGAAATGTTTACCTTCATTATGTAGAAGAAGAAAAAACAAAAGAGAAAGTTGACCGACTGCGGGAGCTCGGCAGAAAATATAATTTCCGCCTTGTTGATAATGTAAAAGATGCCAATATCATTGCCAGTATCGGCGGTGACGGTGCCTTCTTACAATCCCTCAGACGAACGGACTTCCAGGAAGACTGCCTTTATTTATCCATTAACGACGGCCACCTCGGCTTTTATGCCGATTTTGATCTTGAAGATCTTGAATCCATCGAAAAAGCCATGCAGACAGATATGGTTGAAGTTCTCCGGTATCCCGTACTGGAAGTTACGATTGACGGGCAGAAAGGTTTCTACTGTCTCAATGAATGTTCAATTCGCTCAAATGTCATAAAAACATTCGTTGTCGATATCTTTATCGATGGCCTGCACTTTGAAACATTCAGAGGGGACGGGCTTGTCATTTCCACCCCTACCGGAAGTACAGCATATAACAAGTCTTTGAAAGGGGCTATAGTAGACCCTCGCCTTGTATCCATGCAGCTGACGGAAATGGCATCTCTCGACAATAACAATTACCGTACTCTGGGTTCACCACTCCTTTTAAGCGGTGACCGCGAACTGGTACTGCAGGTTGTACAGGATGGAAATGACCATCCAATCATGGGTGTTGACAATGAAGCACTCAGCATCCGTCACAGTAAGGAGATCAGAGTGAAAGTCTCCGAACGTAAAGTGAAAATGCTTAAGCTGAAAGACAACTCTTTCCTTCATAAAGTGAAGAGAAGCTTCCTGTAA
- the brnQ gene encoding branched-chain amino acid transport system II carrier protein, with amino-acid sequence MNKKTLTNKETVAIGLMMFALFLGAGNLIFPPALGQQAGTAVWTAIIGFLVTGVGLPILAIVAIAKSGGDLQKVSNKVSPAFGLFFPLVVYLAIGPLFGIPRTGSVAFEIGATPYTGEGAQTLLLFIFTLVFFGVSYWLSLNPSKLVSRLGKYLTPALVILLTVLALNGFLNPVGSIQEPSEGYTQFPFFKGFLEGYLTMDAIAALVFGIVVISRMKEHGVTEPKEVARKAVHVGLIAGSGLALVYFSLSYLGATSVSEIGMMDNGGLILTAVSRMLLGETGVVLLSFVIVIACLTTSVGLISAFGEYLKRVAPRVPYPVTTGIIALFSLLMANMGLTQLIAFSLPMLIMIYPIAIVLIVFVLIDRIFGQKAAVYKGAVIGAALISVPEGLITAGIFAEPLTSVLSILPFFEMGIGWVIPATAGAVIGWFFSAEK; translated from the coding sequence ATGAATAAGAAAACGCTTACAAATAAGGAAACAGTTGCCATCGGCCTGATGATGTTTGCCCTGTTTCTTGGCGCCGGGAATCTTATCTTCCCTCCAGCACTCGGACAACAGGCTGGTACCGCAGTATGGACTGCCATTATAGGCTTTCTCGTTACAGGAGTCGGACTGCCTATACTCGCGATCGTCGCTATTGCAAAGTCCGGGGGAGATTTACAGAAAGTTTCAAACAAAGTAAGTCCGGCTTTCGGCTTATTTTTTCCATTGGTCGTTTATTTAGCAATCGGCCCATTATTCGGTATCCCCAGAACTGGGAGTGTCGCTTTTGAAATCGGGGCCACACCGTACACCGGTGAAGGGGCCCAGACCCTCCTGCTCTTTATCTTTACACTTGTTTTCTTCGGAGTAAGCTACTGGCTGTCCCTTAACCCGTCCAAGCTTGTTTCACGGCTTGGGAAGTATTTGACACCGGCACTTGTTATCCTATTAACAGTCCTTGCTTTAAACGGCTTCCTAAACCCGGTAGGTTCGATACAGGAGCCATCAGAAGGCTATACCCAGTTTCCATTCTTTAAAGGATTCCTGGAAGGCTATTTAACGATGGACGCCATTGCGGCACTTGTTTTCGGTATTGTCGTCATCTCCAGAATGAAGGAACACGGTGTTACCGAACCAAAGGAAGTCGCAAGAAAAGCCGTGCATGTGGGGCTGATAGCCGGAAGCGGACTGGCACTTGTCTATTTTTCCCTTTCCTATCTGGGGGCTACCAGCGTAAGTGAAATCGGTATGATGGATAACGGGGGGCTGATTCTCACTGCCGTTTCCAGAATGCTATTAGGGGAAACAGGCGTTGTACTGTTGTCCTTTGTTATCGTTATTGCCTGTTTAACGACTTCTGTCGGCCTGATCTCTGCGTTCGGTGAATATTTAAAACGTGTGGCTCCCCGGGTTCCATATCCGGTTACTACAGGGATCATCGCCTTATTCAGTCTTCTCATGGCTAATATGGGACTTACACAGTTGATTGCTTTTTCACTGCCGATGCTCATTATGATTTATCCCATAGCCATCGTGCTGATTGTTTTCGTATTGATCGACCGCATCTTCGGCCAAAAAGCCGCCGTGTATAAGGGAGCTGTTATCGGAGCCGCATTGATCAGTGTACCAGAAGGACTGATTACAGCCGGAATCTTTGCTGAACCCCTGACTTCAGTACTCTCTATACTGCCATTCTTTGAAATGGGTATCGGATGGGTCATCCCTGCTACAGCAGGCGCTGTGATAGGGTGGTTCTTTTCAGCGGAAAAATAA
- a CDS encoding alpha/beta-type small acid-soluble spore protein, with protein sequence MANNRSSNQLVVPGVQQALDQMKYEIAQEFGVELGPDSTSRANGSVGGEITKRLVQQAEQQLGGYQK encoded by the coding sequence ATGGCAAATAACAGAAGTTCTAACCAATTAGTAGTCCCTGGTGTACAACAAGCTCTTGATCAAATGAAATACGAGATCGCTCAAGAGTTCGGTGTCGAGCTTGGCCCGGATTCAACATCTCGCGCTAACGGTTCCGTTGGTGGAGAAATCACTAAGCGTCTAGTTCAACAAGCTGAGCAACAACTAGGCGGGTACCAAAAATAA
- a CDS encoding cysteine desulfurase family protein, with amino-acid sequence MIYFDNSATTRPYPEVVETFAKVSVDFFGNPSSLHPGGKQAERLLVQTRERAASLLNVDFKEVLFTSGGTESNNLAIKGTAYQHRSRGRHLITSEAEHPSSYETFRQLEQEGFNVTYLPVNNKGIVSLDDVKQAVGHETVLVSLLHVNNELGSINPVEQIGNFLLNHPKVLFHVDHVQGVGKVPLHLKNAKVDFCSFSSHKFHGLKGTGLLYARAGTKLSPIFKGGSQEHQMRAGTENVAGATAMVKALRMTQDAAVKRTKELYRMSERLIEELKSIDGVYVNTPEERAPHIVNFSVPGLKPEVLVQSYGEKSMYVSTKSACSSKFAEPSRVLTACGFSYERAASGVRVSLSFENTNEEMSAFIDYTKEMIPSLLKVVNR; translated from the coding sequence ATGATTTATTTTGATAACAGTGCCACCACACGTCCATATCCCGAAGTGGTAGAGACGTTTGCAAAGGTATCTGTGGACTTTTTTGGCAACCCTTCTTCGCTGCACCCTGGAGGAAAACAGGCGGAAAGGCTTCTCGTCCAGACACGTGAACGTGCAGCAAGCCTTTTGAATGTTGATTTTAAAGAGGTCCTGTTTACATCTGGTGGAACAGAAAGCAACAACCTTGCGATAAAAGGTACGGCCTATCAGCACCGGTCAAGGGGCAGGCATCTTATTACCTCTGAAGCAGAGCATCCTTCAAGTTACGAAACCTTCAGGCAGCTGGAACAGGAAGGCTTTAATGTCACCTATCTTCCGGTAAATAACAAAGGCATCGTAAGCCTGGATGATGTAAAACAAGCAGTAGGGCACGAAACGGTTCTTGTTTCTCTTCTCCATGTAAATAATGAGCTTGGTTCCATCAATCCGGTTGAACAGATCGGCAACTTTTTACTAAACCATCCTAAAGTCCTTTTTCATGTAGACCATGTTCAGGGTGTGGGGAAGGTTCCTCTTCACCTGAAGAATGCGAAAGTGGATTTCTGTTCCTTTTCGTCCCATAAGTTCCACGGATTGAAGGGAACAGGGCTTTTGTATGCGAGAGCAGGAACCAAACTCTCACCTATATTTAAAGGTGGGAGCCAGGAACATCAAATGCGTGCCGGCACTGAAAACGTTGCGGGGGCAACAGCAATGGTAAAAGCCCTCAGAATGACACAGGATGCTGCAGTTAAACGAACAAAAGAGCTTTACCGGATGTCGGAACGCCTCATCGAAGAACTGAAGTCCATTGATGGTGTCTATGTCAATACACCTGAAGAACGGGCGCCGCACATTGTCAATTTCTCGGTGCCGGGACTTAAGCCTGAAGTTCTTGTGCAATCCTATGGAGAAAAGAGCATGTATGTATCAACGAAGAGTGCATGTTCATCGAAGTTCGCGGAACCGAGCAGAGTCCTGACGGCGTGTGGTTTTAGTTATGAGCGTGCTGCAAGCGGTGTCCGGGTGTCTTTGTCTTTTGAAAATACCAACGAAGAAATGTCAGCGTTTATTGATTATACGAAGGAAATGATTCCTTCACTATTAAAGGTGGTAAACAGATAA
- a CDS encoding amidohydrolase, producing the protein MGTLWYGAKVRTLETENDLHEAVYVEDGIIQDVGEKAELERTYSNRITEYHDISGGVIYPGFVDSHLHMIGHGEKLQRIDLSEITSVETLMHVLKKRAEELNKGEWLIAEGFNENLFTPAVVPHRSELDEITSEHPIVLTRVCRHAMLVNSYVLELAGINASTPDPPGGLIVKDTEGLPSGYLHDQAQEYVRDVMPDIDGDYLHSALTDSLNDLWSKGFTGAHTEDLNYYGDPDLTLQTFLNVIDGEKQKFRASLLVHHEVAGSLKEKGYTYGDLNNTIELGAVKVFADGALGGRTALLRQPYSDDPSTSGVAIYTRSQLSDIVREARKLEMPVAIHTIGDLALEYALDAIEENPVPAGLRDRLIHLQVTGPDLLNRLQKLPVVLDIQPRFVASDFPWVEERLGPERLEYGFAWKTYLDMGIACAGGSDAPIEPPDPLLGIHAAVTRRKPEENHKGYYPEQKLTLFEALRLFTTGSAQAISQEEEYGLIKKGYKADFTIFDHDLFDLSPDEWLNVQVKKTVVDNTVVYENQAAK; encoded by the coding sequence ATGGGGACACTTTGGTATGGAGCAAAAGTACGTACATTGGAGACAGAAAATGACCTACACGAGGCTGTTTACGTTGAGGATGGCATCATTCAGGACGTAGGGGAAAAAGCGGAACTTGAACGTACATACAGCAACAGAATTACTGAATACCATGACATTTCAGGCGGAGTGATCTATCCCGGCTTTGTAGACAGCCATTTACATATGATTGGTCACGGTGAGAAGCTGCAGCGCATTGATTTATCTGAGATTACAAGCGTGGAGACGCTTATGCATGTACTAAAGAAAAGAGCTGAAGAACTTAATAAGGGGGAGTGGCTGATTGCAGAGGGATTTAATGAAAATTTATTTACCCCTGCCGTTGTTCCCCACCGAAGTGAGCTGGATGAGATCACCTCTGAGCATCCTATTGTGCTCACGAGAGTCTGCCGGCATGCAATGCTTGTAAATTCGTATGTTCTTGAGCTCGCAGGTATTAATGCTTCAACGCCCGATCCTCCGGGGGGGCTCATAGTAAAAGACACGGAAGGGCTACCTTCAGGCTACCTTCACGATCAGGCTCAGGAGTATGTCCGGGACGTGATGCCGGATATCGATGGGGATTATTTGCACAGTGCCCTGACCGATTCCCTTAACGATCTGTGGTCCAAGGGATTTACCGGAGCTCATACAGAGGACTTAAATTACTACGGTGATCCGGACCTAACCCTTCAAACCTTTTTGAATGTGATTGATGGTGAAAAGCAGAAGTTTAGGGCGAGCCTCCTGGTTCATCACGAAGTTGCCGGTTCTTTAAAAGAAAAGGGCTATACTTATGGTGATTTGAACAACACAATTGAGCTGGGGGCAGTAAAGGTTTTTGCGGACGGAGCTCTCGGAGGGCGAACAGCGCTCCTCAGGCAACCGTATAGTGATGATCCTTCAACCAGCGGTGTGGCGATCTACACCAGATCACAGCTCAGTGATATCGTCAGGGAAGCAAGGAAGCTGGAGATGCCGGTGGCCATTCATACGATCGGGGACCTGGCTCTGGAGTATGCCCTTGATGCTATCGAGGAGAATCCTGTACCAGCAGGGTTAAGAGACCGGCTGATCCACCTTCAGGTAACGGGTCCTGATCTTTTAAATCGGCTGCAGAAGCTTCCGGTCGTCCTGGATATCCAGCCTCGTTTTGTAGCATCAGACTTCCCATGGGTTGAGGAAAGACTCGGTCCTGAACGGCTGGAGTACGGGTTTGCATGGAAAACGTATCTCGATATGGGGATAGCTTGTGCAGGAGGTTCAGATGCACCTATCGAACCCCCCGATCCTCTTCTGGGGATTCATGCTGCTGTAACACGAAGGAAGCCTGAGGAGAACCATAAGGGCTACTATCCTGAGCAAAAACTTACCCTCTTTGAAGCGCTAAGGTTATTTACGACAGGGAGTGCCCAGGCCATCAGCCAGGAAGAAGAGTATGGTCTGATTAAAAAAGGGTACAAAGCCGATTTTACGATTTTTGACCATGACCTGTTTGACCTGTCTCCGGATGAGTGGCTGAACGTTCAGGTTAAAAAAACGGTTGTAGATAATACAGTTGTTTATGAAAACCAGGCTGCGAAATAA
- the refZ gene encoding forespore capture DNA-binding protein RefZ, whose product MPSRKASKEKVVKAAIDLFNVQGYAGTSVRDIAAKADANVALISYYFGSKQGLLEHLMTDFLEGFVESIERHTGHIDQTGAGAALLSAVWDVLSYQQRRHHLARFVHREITLDTTLVRELMTTYLTKEKSLYKRIIKTGFEKGEFRHPPNDFWILQFRGMLILPFLHPQYIREVYHLMPHESHFLNRYYQEITRWLSPLYHGEIPKELKDHHSG is encoded by the coding sequence GTGCCATCGAGAAAGGCGTCTAAAGAAAAGGTTGTAAAAGCAGCCATCGATTTATTCAATGTCCAGGGATATGCAGGCACATCCGTTAGAGATATAGCGGCTAAAGCTGATGCCAATGTCGCTTTGATCTCCTATTACTTTGGAAGTAAGCAAGGGCTTCTGGAACATTTGATGACAGACTTTCTGGAGGGGTTTGTAGAATCCATAGAAAGACATACCGGTCATATTGACCAGACCGGTGCCGGAGCAGCCTTGCTTTCAGCTGTCTGGGATGTTCTGTCCTATCAACAGCGGAGGCACCACCTTGCCCGCTTTGTCCACCGGGAAATCACCCTGGATACAACCTTGGTGAGGGAGCTTATGACAACGTATCTGACGAAGGAGAAGTCTCTGTATAAGAGAATTATTAAAACAGGATTTGAAAAAGGAGAGTTTCGTCATCCGCCGAATGATTTCTGGATTCTTCAATTCCGGGGAATGCTCATTCTCCCATTTCTTCATCCCCAGTATATACGGGAGGTTTATCATTTAATGCCTCACGAAAGTCACTTCCTGAACCGGTATTATCAGGAGATTACCAGGTGGCTGTCTCCTTTGTATCATGGGGAAATTCCAAAAGAACTAAAGGATCATCACTCCGGATAA
- the hisJ gene encoding histidinol-phosphatase HisJ, producing the protein MIEYDGHVHSPFCPHGTKDTFEDYIKQAVKLGCKGMTFTEHAPLPPSFDDPVPDKDSAMDLSDLNHYITELQNLKEKYKNELDIRIGLEVDYIEAYEEETRLFLNEVGPVLDDAILSVHFLKINDRYTCLDYSPGMFNEAITASGSLEAVYDRYFSTVLSSIKADLGSYKPNRIGHITLVKKFQKRFPASFPCLQKVLPILTEVKKHSMTLDVNGAGFIKPLCGESYPSSDVLRKAAEMKIPCVYGSDSHSYKQLGSGYVKLKDQVPLTPPAVYPE; encoded by the coding sequence ATGATCGAGTATGATGGACACGTCCACAGCCCGTTCTGTCCCCACGGAACAAAAGATACGTTTGAAGACTATATAAAACAGGCGGTTAAACTGGGCTGTAAAGGGATGACCTTTACTGAGCACGCTCCTCTTCCACCATCCTTTGACGACCCTGTCCCAGATAAAGACAGTGCAATGGATCTTTCAGATCTGAATCACTACATTACTGAGCTTCAAAACCTCAAGGAGAAATATAAGAACGAACTCGATATCCGGATTGGACTGGAAGTGGACTACATTGAAGCCTATGAAGAAGAAACGCGGCTGTTTCTTAATGAAGTCGGTCCTGTTCTTGACGACGCCATATTATCGGTCCATTTCCTTAAGATCAATGATCGGTATACGTGCCTTGATTACTCACCCGGTATGTTTAATGAAGCCATCACAGCTTCAGGATCTCTCGAAGCTGTCTATGACCGGTATTTTTCAACCGTACTTTCCTCCATTAAAGCCGATTTAGGAAGCTATAAACCTAATCGCATCGGACACATCACACTCGTAAAAAAGTTTCAAAAGCGATTTCCAGCTTCCTTTCCATGCCTTCAAAAAGTCCTGCCCATTCTGACGGAAGTGAAAAAGCACAGCATGACCCTTGATGTAAACGGGGCTGGATTCATAAAACCTCTCTGCGGTGAAAGCTACCCTTCATCCGATGTCCTGAGGAAGGCTGCAGAGATGAAGATCCCATGTGTATACGGCTCTGATTCCCATTCGTACAAACAGCTTGGGTCAGGTTATGTAAAATTAAAGGACCAGGTGCCACTCACTCCCCCGGCTGTTTATCCGGAGTGA
- a CDS encoding GAF domain-containing protein: MFQSTAYQGSLENQYDTLIMQLKGLLYDEEDLIANLSNASALLNQFLTEVNWVGFYLWKEDELVLGPFQGLPACVRIKKGKGVCGTSAEEQKVMRVDDVHAFPGHIACDAASQSEIVLPLVKDGKLIGLLDIDSPVKSRFSEEDEVQLTRFVKELVDNL, encoded by the coding sequence TTGTTTCAGTCAACCGCTTATCAGGGTTCTCTCGAGAACCAGTATGACACGTTAATTATGCAGCTGAAAGGATTGTTGTATGACGAAGAAGACCTCATCGCAAATCTGAGTAATGCTTCTGCTTTGCTTAACCAGTTTCTCACTGAGGTAAACTGGGTGGGCTTTTACCTCTGGAAAGAGGATGAGCTTGTTTTGGGACCTTTTCAGGGTCTTCCTGCCTGTGTGCGGATTAAAAAAGGCAAAGGCGTATGCGGCACTTCCGCCGAAGAGCAGAAAGTGATGCGTGTCGATGATGTTCATGCTTTCCCGGGGCATATTGCCTGCGATGCGGCATCACAATCTGAAATCGTACTGCCGTTAGTGAAAGATGGAAAGCTCATTGGTCTCCTTGATATTGACAGTCCTGTTAAGTCGCGTTTCAGTGAGGAAGATGAAGTACAGCTCACCAGATTTGTAAAAGAGCTTGTAGATAACCTCTGA
- the ezrA gene encoding septation ring formation regulator EzrA has translation MTAPVIYSLIGLIILAVIIGAVSRKKIYKEVDRLEQWKMKIMNEPVSEEISKIKGLTMSGETEQRFEAWRSEWDDIVTKQLPDVEEKLFDIEESANRYRFRKAKKLMVEVDYTLLAIETHMKNMIKEIDELVESEERNREEISEVQNYYDETKKKLWMKRSTLGDAGGKLDQMMKDVHGTFDAFAEHTAKGNYLLARETLEEMKESLQHINSLIEEVPPYLVLIEKDLPKQLTELSLGLKEMEEKGFAIEHFGFTSQTTKMKQELDQLIDLLYDVKVEEVKEPVAAIQSEIDGIYETLEYEALSKQVVTQEVHELARRVDLLPEHFQQLLVETEEVKMTYRLTEDEYKAHFKLEKTVKEIIQQFMMIEDYIENQKQSYTALRKMVTDFKEKLEAGEAELLHAKEVLEEMRSDERKAEETLRELKQKLISGQKKLQKSNIPGLPKDILKEMDTAEEYFIQASNKLDEVPLSIDEVTHHVDKAHVHIENFMAVLNDLIEKATLAERVIQYGNRFRRKDDRLNILLLQAEEAFRNYQYEEALELSVKAIRPVDPDVLERVQREESLQPSV, from the coding sequence ATGACAGCTCCAGTTATTTATTCTCTTATCGGATTAATCATTCTGGCCGTTATTATCGGAGCGGTTTCAAGAAAAAAGATATACAAGGAAGTTGACAGGCTTGAACAATGGAAAATGAAAATTATGAATGAGCCGGTTTCAGAGGAGATCTCTAAAATCAAGGGGCTTACCATGTCCGGAGAGACTGAGCAACGTTTTGAAGCATGGCGTTCGGAGTGGGATGATATTGTTACAAAACAGCTTCCGGATGTAGAAGAAAAGCTGTTTGATATTGAAGAATCAGCGAACAGGTACCGCTTCAGAAAAGCAAAAAAGCTGATGGTCGAAGTGGATTATACGCTCCTCGCGATTGAGACACATATGAAAAACATGATTAAAGAAATTGATGAACTGGTTGAGAGCGAGGAAAGAAACAGAGAAGAAATCAGTGAAGTCCAGAACTACTATGATGAAACCAAAAAGAAACTGTGGATGAAGCGCAGCACTCTTGGAGATGCAGGCGGTAAACTTGATCAGATGATGAAAGATGTTCATGGGACTTTCGATGCATTTGCAGAGCATACTGCAAAAGGCAATTATCTTCTTGCAAGAGAAACCCTCGAAGAGATGAAAGAATCTCTTCAGCATATCAATTCCCTGATTGAAGAAGTGCCTCCTTATCTCGTTCTTATTGAAAAGGACCTTCCAAAACAGCTTACTGAGCTTTCCCTCGGTCTCAAAGAGATGGAAGAGAAGGGATTTGCCATTGAACATTTTGGCTTCACAAGTCAGACTACAAAAATGAAGCAGGAACTCGATCAGCTTATCGATCTTTTGTACGATGTGAAGGTTGAAGAAGTGAAAGAACCGGTTGCTGCGATCCAGTCTGAAATTGACGGGATATATGAGACGCTTGAATACGAAGCCCTCTCCAAACAGGTAGTAACCCAGGAAGTTCATGAGCTGGCAAGGCGTGTGGACCTGCTTCCGGAGCACTTCCAGCAGCTGCTTGTTGAAACAGAAGAAGTAAAGATGACCTACCGCCTCACTGAAGATGAGTATAAAGCTCACTTTAAACTGGAAAAAACAGTGAAGGAAATCATTCAGCAGTTTATGATGATTGAAGATTACATTGAGAATCAAAAGCAGTCCTATACCGCTTTACGCAAGATGGTTACAGACTTTAAAGAAAAGCTTGAAGCAGGGGAAGCGGAACTTCTCCATGCTAAAGAGGTTCTTGAAGAAATGAGAAGTGATGAGCGAAAAGCAGAAGAAACGTTAAGGGAGCTCAAGCAGAAACTGATCAGCGGGCAGAAGAAGCTTCAAAAGAGCAACATCCCCGGTCTCCCGAAAGATATCTTAAAGGAAATGGATACAGCTGAAGAGTACTTCATTCAGGCTTCAAATAAACTTGATGAAGTTCCGTTATCCATTGATGAAGTGACTCACCATGTAGATAAGGCGCACGTCCATATCGAAAACTTTATGGCGGTGCTGAACGACCTTATTGAGAAAGCGACGCTTGCTGAGCGGGTTATCCAGTATGGAAATCGTTTTAGAAGGAAGGATGACAGGTTAAATATTCTCCTGCTTCAGGCAGAGGAAGCCTTTCGCAACTATCAGTATGAAGAAGCTCTCGAATTGAGTGTAAAAGCGATCCGGCCGGTAGACCCAGACGTCCTGGAACGTGTTCAAAGAGAAGAATCATTACAGCCGAGTGTGTAA
- the thiI gene encoding tRNA uracil 4-sulfurtransferase ThiI, with protein sequence MEPVYDHILIRYAELSLKGKNRSHFEKRLQHNIRTALRKFPEVKVKRSFGRMFVELHGEDVQGVSDILQHLFGIHSFSPALKTDNELDGIKAAALFAIKDALPDEEGTFKVSARRIDKSFPVRSQKLNYELGSHILQNTGDITVDVHIPDVEVKVEVRQEATYLTCKTVKGPGGLPIGTGGRVMLMLSGGIDSPVAGYQMLKRGVDLQAVHFHSPPFTNERALQKVKDLTKVLSRYAGTEITLHVVPFTEAQKKIHEAVPGEYEMTIMRRVMLRIAEKVAAKNKALALANGESLGQVASQTLDSMFTINEVTTMPVLRPLVAMDKLEVIDIAQKIDTYELSILPYEDCCTIFLPPQTKTKPNRTKANRFEGNLDIEALVEDAAERTYKQTLSSAEELDKEFEDLF encoded by the coding sequence ATGGAACCAGTATATGACCATATATTAATACGTTATGCAGAGCTTTCTTTAAAAGGAAAGAACCGCAGCCATTTTGAAAAACGGCTTCAGCACAATATCCGGACCGCGTTAAGGAAGTTTCCGGAAGTTAAAGTGAAACGTTCCTTTGGGCGTATGTTTGTTGAACTTCATGGGGAAGATGTACAGGGTGTCTCAGACATACTTCAGCACTTATTCGGTATTCATTCATTCAGTCCAGCATTGAAAACGGACAATGAGCTTGATGGAATTAAGGCTGCTGCTCTTTTTGCCATTAAAGATGCCCTGCCGGATGAAGAAGGGACGTTTAAAGTATCTGCCAGACGGATTGACAAATCTTTTCCGGTTCGTTCACAAAAGCTCAATTATGAACTTGGATCTCATATTCTTCAAAACACAGGTGACATTACAGTAGATGTTCATATCCCTGATGTAGAAGTAAAAGTAGAGGTCCGTCAGGAGGCAACCTACCTTACGTGTAAAACGGTCAAGGGGCCGGGGGGACTGCCTATAGGAACAGGCGGCCGTGTCATGCTGATGCTTTCAGGAGGGATTGACAGTCCTGTAGCAGGCTACCAGATGCTCAAACGCGGAGTCGATCTCCAGGCTGTTCATTTCCACAGTCCGCCTTTTACAAACGAGCGTGCTCTTCAAAAGGTAAAAGATCTGACAAAAGTTCTCTCCCGCTATGCCGGAACGGAAATAACCCTTCATGTTGTGCCGTTCACAGAGGCTCAGAAAAAAATTCATGAAGCTGTGCCGGGTGAATACGAGATGACCATCATGCGCCGTGTGATGCTTCGTATCGCCGAAAAAGTAGCCGCAAAAAATAAAGCTTTGGCCCTGGCTAACGGGGAAAGTCTGGGACAGGTGGCCAGCCAGACGCTGGACAGTATGTTTACGATTAACGAAGTGACAACAATGCCGGTATTACGGCCTCTCGTTGCCATGGATAAACTGGAAGTCATTGATATCGCGCAGAAGATCGATACGTATGAGTTATCTATTCTTCCCTATGAAGACTGCTGCACAATATTTCTGCCGCCTCAGACGAAAACAAAGCCAAACCGTACAAAAGCAAACCGTTTCGAAGGAAACCTCGATATTGAGGCTCTTGTAGAGGATGCGGCTGAAAGGACGTACAAACAGACTCTTTCATCTGCTGAAGAGTTGGACAAGGAATTTGAAGACCTTTTTTAA